CCCTTGGAGGTGTGGAAGCTGGGGTGCATGTCACTGTGAGGGCTGTGGCCACAAGCCCCCTTGTCCAGAGGACTTCCAGCATGGGGTGGGTGGGAGCCACCTTCCTGCATCTCTTGAGGACCCCGAGCCTGAGCCTGAAGCCCCTGCAGGCTTCCTGGGGTGCAGCTTTGACCCCCAAGCTCCCGAGCCCTCAAGCTGGAAGGAGGAAGTGGGGACGCCCAGCCCAGGTGTGGGGCAACCCTAATAGCCTCCCTGAATTGGGGCTATAAGAGGGGGCGGGCAGGCAGGGGGCATGGCCCAACCATAACCCGAAGCCGCAgaccctccagccctgcccccgccccggtGCTGCCGGCTGTGCTGCTGGGCGGTGAGTGGGGCCCAagtccgtccgtccgtccatctGCCTGTCCCATGCCCTCACGGCTCAGATGGGGAAAGCGAAGCAGGACCCAGCTCAGCTGGCTGCTTGGGATGAATGcctcaaggggaggggaggagagaaagggggggCCCGGGATACGTAGCTCTCTttccccgtctgtaaaatgggcaaaacCTAGTCCTTCCTGCCCAGGGAGGTGTCCTAGGGACTCAATATAACCAGAATCCCTGGACAGCACCTGGCACCCAGCAAGCCCTCAGTAAGAGTGCACGCCCGAACGAATGTGTCACCGAGTGAATGACGCACATGTCAGAGGAAAAACCGGAGTGAGAGAACCCCTCCGCCCTCATCCTGATGAGGCTTTTTCATGCCTCAGTTTGTCCATCTGTAAGATGGGTCATCTTGCCAGCTTCTTCCCCCTCCTGACCTCCAGGACTGGGCGCCGCTGCTTCCTGGGAGCCttcagaaataataatgataatgaccaCCGGGCTCTCCCCAGCGCTAACTGGCCCGGGCCCGGGCCTCTTCCCTCCACAGCCCCCAGCCGCCCTGTGCTGCTATGGGACCTCCAATTTGCACATGGGGAAACGGAGGCTCTGAGGGGTCCCGGGCCTGGTGGAGGCCACACAGCGGCTCTGCCCTCGTCCCCCGACCCCCGCCTGGGCTCCCTGGGCGGGGGATGGGGCGGTGGGGTGGGGTCGGTCCCCCCCGTCCAGGGAGCCGCGGAGGGCGTTAGGCAAGGCGCTGACCCCGGCGTCCCCAGGTGTAGCCCGGGCCGCGGAGATAGTGGGCGGGCGGGAAGCCCAGCCCCACTCGCGCCCCTACATGGCATCGCTGCAGCTGTTCCCCAGCAACCACTTCTGCGGGGGGACCTTGATCCACCCGCGCTTCGTGCTGACCGCAGCCCACTGCCTGAACAACGTGTGAGTGAGTGCGCCTGCGCGGTGCGGGCCTGCCCGGGGAGGGGGTGGTGCTCCGAGGGAGGGGGCGCGGCGCTGCCCCGGGGGTCCGAGGGGGCGAGGCGCGGCCTGCCTCCGCTTGCCTGGTCTCAGCCCCTCCGGTCCATCTGCCCAACCCTCTCATCCCAAACTAGACAGGCACCTGCCCTGCTTCCCAGTCCGACGTGACCCCCTGAAGCCCCAGGAGGATTAGCTCAAGCCAGGGGTCCAACCCTCGGGGGCAAGACGCAGACGCGGGGGGGGGGCGTCTCCTGGGACGGCGGGCAGTCCCTGAGGGGCTGCACCCTGGGCCtcaggacgggggtggggggcacgtgGGGGGGTCGGGGTCCCAGCGAGGCGCACAGCCTGCAGACCTCCGAGCCCACCGAGCAGAGGTTCAGCATCAGCCGCCTGTTTGAGAACAACTACGACCCACAGGAGAAGCTGAATGACGTCCTCCTCCTGCAGGTGGGTGCGCGGGGCCAGCAGGGCCCAGGGACCCCTGTTCATTCATTTTCCAGCACCTACTGTACAGGAGCCCCGGCGGGCGTGGGACACGGCCTGGTGGGGAGAGAGCCAGTCACCACCTTCTGAGCAAGCGGGATGCCCccacgccccgcccccagcctttGCCCAGCTATgtcccctccctgctgcctgcGCTGTTCCCAGATACCCTCAGCCTTGGCACCAGCCTcccctcctcagggaagcctcccCTCACCCTACTTGAGTGACAGCCACCCCTCCCCCGATACACTGTTCATCAGTGTACTGGGCTATGTTTCCCTTGACTCTGCCACCTGCCATTCTCTTCttggcccctcccagccccaaagATCAGCTCCCGGAAGGCAGAGGTAGGATCCCCAGGGCTTAGCCCAGGATCAAGCATACAGCTGGTGCTCAATAAGTGCTTAGTACGTGAATGAACGCAACAGTGACCAATGCTGCAAAGGGGAGTCTCATGGCCTCGGGGAATGTGAAACTGAGCCCTGGCAGGTTTGGAGGGTGATCAGGGCAGcctccctgccctggaggaggtgaccccTGAGGTAGAGCCAGgcggagggaacagcatgtgcaaaggcctggaggaggCACTTTGAGATAATCGTCCACGGGTGGCTGCGGGTCCTGGAGATTCACTGCCCACCAATCGCCCTCTGTCCCAGCTGGACCGCCCGGCCACCCTCAACCCCCAGGTTGCGGTGGCCCAGCTCCCCCAGCAGAACCAGCTGCTGCCCCACGGCACCCAGTGCCTGGCCATGGGCTGGGGCCGCCTGGGCACCTGAGCCGCTGCCCCAGGTCCTGCAGGAGCTCAGCGTCACTGTGGTCACTTTCCTGTGCAGGCCACAGAACGTGTGCACCTTTGTGCCCCGACGCAGGGCTGGCACCTGTTTTGTATGTACTGGGGGCTGCAGCTCGGTGGCTGCAGGGACAgccgggagagggagggagggcaggcaggcgAGTGCCTCCGTCACACCATCTGGAAGGTGGGCACACCCATCGTGAGGGGGTAACGGGGACTTCATGGGTCTGGGGGCTTTTCCACCCCACAGCTCCCCCTTGGGTGGGTGCCCCAGCCCCGCTCCTGGGGCCACACCCAGAATTCTGGGGTCCAGGCATATAGCAGGGGGCCAATAAATGCCCGCTCTCCTCCAGAGGGGCCTCCCCTCCCTGTCTCACCCacatactttaaagaaaattctagacTGGAAACATTTCACCCCTACGTGGCCCCTTCCCCTGAGGTAGCCTCGTCTGGCTGCTGGCCTGGCCTGAGTGACTGACtgacctgccccctccccagggggACTCGGGCGGCCCCTTGATCTGCGATGGTGTCATCCAGGGCATGGACTTCTTTGTGATCTAGGCACACGCCATCCGCCAGTACCCGGACTTCTTTGCTCGCGTCTCCCTCTACGTAGACTGGATCCGCTCAGTGCTGAGCAACgcgcggcgggggggggggggggggggcgaggacggcccctgagccccaccccccgccaccggGCACTAAGGCCATGCTGTGGAGAGACGCGGCGGGTCTGCTTCTGTGCCCGTGCCCCCCTTCCTGCGCCCCCGGCTCTTGGGAGCCAGGCAGACCCACGGTGCATCAATAAAAGCTGAACCGTCCCCCTGGCTCCTGTGTGTCCTTCCCACAGGGAGATGTGGGGGAGAGTGGCCCAGGGTCCTCAGCGTCCGAGTCCCCAAACCCCGagctcggggtgggggtgggaacagAGGCCTGGAAGTCGGAGGAGGGCGCAGGTCACAGTGGATCCCACTCCCCAGATGCCCGCAGACGTGGGTTCTAACCCAGCCCCGCCAGTGTGACCCGGGGCAAGTTGCCGcccctctctatgcctcagtttcctcatctggaaaacggAGTCACTCCAGACATTTCCCAAGTGTCCAAGGAGCCCCACCCTGGCCCTCAGGGCTAAGGGTGTCCTGTCCAGTTCTGTGTCTCCCAGCTCCGGGGCCACTTGAGGACCAAGCTCTCATAACATGGGGTGCCCAGGGCCTGTGGGGCTCCTGACCAGTCAGGGGCAGGCAGAAAGGCTATTAGGGAGGCTTCTTGAAGGAGGCAGCAATGCCTGAATACGAACAAAAGGAGAAGTGTCGCCAGGCAAGGCACAGCCAGTGTAAGGGCCCTGCATCAGGACAAGCTtgggggtgtgggggaaggagagcaggtcagggagggggcagggctggagcaTGCAGGGCCACAGAATGAACTGGGGTCTAGAGGAGAGGCCTGAGGCCAGGCAGAGGTAGGGGTCGTTGGCCAGCCGTGGAGAGGGCACGTGGCCATGGCAATGAGgcagtggaggctcagagagaggggCCAACCAGCTCACCGGACACACCAGAGTTGGAAGGCAGCTCTTTTGTTATTGGTTTACTCTGCCGCCATCTGGTGGCAACGTGCGAATTCAAGCTGGAGCCAGAACCCCCAGGGCTGCCCCCTTTTTTTAACTGTTTCACACCTCAGCCGACCACCCCAGGGGAGGAGATGAGACTGGTTTTCCACTTCAGCAGGAGCAAGGGTGTGCCGAGACCTGAGGCAAAGCCGAAATCCTGGGAAACGCAAGCTGATAAGTGTTGAGGGAACGCCGGGAATTTTCTGCATTTCCCATGGGCCAGCGGCGGGGAAGTGGTTTCTATAAAAAGCCCAGAGGGATTTTGGTGCCCAGCACTGGGGGTAAATGAGGTTTGCTGGAGGGAATGTTGGATTGAGCCCATTGATGGGAACAGAAAGACCCAGAAAAAACAGCCCgggtgttttctattttcttttttttttttttaattttttttttttggctgccttgggtctttgttgctgcgcacaggctttctctagttgcgtgggcaggggctactcttcgttggggtgggtgcgtgggcttctcactgcggtggcttctcttgtggagcacggcctctaggtgcacgggctcagtagttgtggctcacgggcttcagtagttgtggctcgcgggctctagagctcaggctcagtagttgtggctcgtgggctctagagcgcaggctcagtagttgtggcgcacgggcttagttgttccacggcatgtgggatcttcccggaccagggctcgaacccgtgtcccctgcactggcaggcggattcttaaccactgcgccaccagggaagcctgttttctattttctatgagcctgtgtacgtgtgtgtgtgacagaggaAAGTTCTGCACAGCAAAGATCAGATCCAAGAAGGGGGCGTGAGGCTGGGGGATATAGGGGCCTGGGTTGATTTGCTGGAGGTTGGCCGGGGTTGTTGAGAGATTCAGGGGACAGACCCACAGGAATCATAAACAGGATGTTGGGCAGATGCGACCTGGGGGACCTCGGGGACAGCAGGGCGGCTCCCAACAGCGTGGGAAGGACACGCAGAGCATCATTTTCCTGTTGCGGTGTGACGGGGATCAAGCGAGAGACTCCCCGTGGCATCACGGCTCTGATTGTGAATCAGAACTCCCCCAGATGCCCAGCCCCGCTCCCCAAGGCAACCAGCACCGTGCCCTTTGGAAGAGGGTTAATGGTTAACAAGCCCTCAAGGACGGCACTTTCTCATCTGAGAACTTTACaaatagttcattcatttaatcctcaggacaATCCTGTGAGATGGGAGCCTATAActtccatcttacagatgaggaaactgaggcatggaggggTAACATCTATAGCCTGAAGTCATAGTGGGCAAGTGGCCActccaggatctgaacccagagtCCACAAGCTTAGCCACCATGACCTGTGAGGAAATAGCATACAGGTGGTGCTCCATATAGATGCAGCTTTTGTTTAAATCCGGTCTCCCTGCCTGAGTCACGGTCTCCTCCATTATTCCCAGCCCCACTGAAAACAGGGTTATGTATACAGCAGGTGCTTACCAAGTGCTCTATGGTAACTTTAACTCAGCAGGGTGGGGACCCCACCGAGAGGGGAGAGATGGGGGTTTGCTTGCCTGTGGCCACACACCAAGGAGGAGCCCAGGGACAAACTGGACTCCAGCCCCAGCCCGCCTCTGGGTGTCCCTGAGGGCCCCCGCTCGCCTGTTCCTGCAGATGGATCCGTTGGTTCCCTCCCCTGAACCCTGCTCCGAGCCAGGAGAACGTTGCTTCTTGCGACAGCCTTGGCTACAGCCGTTGCAGCTGGAGCAGCCTGGGacggggtgggggttggggggggagttGAACTGGGGCCACGGGGCTGGGAACTGGCCCTGGTGGACCCCATCTCCATTGTTCTGCTTGAGTTCTTCCAAGGTCCAGGCTGAAGTTCTCAAACTTGGTTGGAGATCCATGATCCAGCCTCCAGGCCTGGGCAGGAATTTTTTCCTCTGCCTCAGGCTGGAAGGGGGTTCAGAGAAGCTCAGAGGGgtgcaggtggggtgggggtgggagggattcCTTCCCAGAACCTCTGAGGGCCCCCAGAGACTGATGAGGTCCCAGGTGGGAGTGAGTTCCCCGTTAGGAACAGCAACCAGTCCGGGCTCCAAGAGGGAGACCCAAGGCTGAGGAATAGGCAGCAAGTCTCCCTCCAGCTGTGCACTGTGGGCACCTGGGTTCAAAGCCCAGTCCCCCCACCATTTCACTGGGTAGGCAGCTCCCAAATGTCAGGACAGGGCTGCGTGCACATGGTTGCCGTTGCCCTGGGTAAACTGACGCACGTGGGCGTCCCAGCCAACTCCTTTGGGCCCGAGTGTTCAGATTTGGTAAAAATACAGTACTCCCAGCTAACTTTGAATGTCGGATAAACAAAGACTAACTTTGTACCTAAGTACATCCTGTGCTtatatttgggatatacttatgcttaaaaaaaaaagcttatctgACGTTCCAGTTTAATTGTGCACCCTGAGTTTGATCTGGGGACCCTCCTGGAGCCAGCCCCGCCCCTTGCACACATCCTCTCCCCCCTGTTCTCCCATCACCCCCTCGTCCCCCACGTCCCAGGATGGGCAGAGGAAGCGGAGGCACCAGGCCCCCGCACGGGCAACTGCAACGGCCTCGGGGCATGGGGGCTATAAGAGGGGCAGGTGGGCACAAAGGGCAGAGACGCCAGAGCTCCCGCCCAACCATGATCCAAAGCTGCAgaccctccagccctgccctggccgCTGTCCTGTTGGCCGTGCTGCTGGGCGGTGAGCGGGGCCCGGGTCT
This genomic interval from Phocoena sinus isolate mPhoSin1 chromosome 3, mPhoSin1.pri, whole genome shotgun sequence contains the following:
- the PRTN3 gene encoding LOW QUALITY PROTEIN: myeloblastin (The sequence of the model RefSeq protein was modified relative to this genomic sequence to represent the inferred CDS: inserted 2 bases in 1 codon; substituted 1 base at 1 genomic stop codon), which codes for MASLQLFPSNHFCGGTLIHPRFVLTAAHCLNNVEAHSLQTSEPTEQRFSISRLFENNYDPQEKLNDVLLLQLDRPATLNPQVAVAQLPQQNQLLPHGTQCLAMGWGRLGTXEPLPQVLQELSVTVVTFLCRPQNVCTFVPRRRAGTCFGDSGGPLICDGVIQGMDFFVIXAHAIRQYPDFFARVSLYVDWIRSVLSNGDVGESGPGSSASESPNPELGVGVGTEAWKSEEGAGHSGSHSPDARRRWAEEAEAPGPRTGNCNGLGAWGL